One Meles meles chromosome 11, mMelMel3.1 paternal haplotype, whole genome shotgun sequence DNA segment encodes these proteins:
- the ZNF658 gene encoding zinc finger protein 658, which yields MNMVRGSMSFEDVIVEFTQDEWQYMSPAQRTLYRDVMLENYSHLISVGCCTTKPEMIFKLEQGEEPWSLEEEFLNQRYPGYFSVDIHIEGNQEKQEKPLWQVIFTDNKTLSKDGQKILEKPFILDIIPNSSEKMPCKCNSCRMNLQVVSELIISDKNYSRKKADYMNVCKKLQLDMKDEKTHTREKRYDYNRNMKPLSNRKDHQKLQSLEQSFECNEFGKVLHGKTLIIIGEESYKGDELRKTCDKATLFNYTRTGTREKCFDLNECGKSCDKTTTVNYNKVHMALTNSEYNESGNNFSRILSLSQSQRTVKEQGAFASSKCDENMILSSTHTVQKKTQIKDESCAYNGCINAFYQKLDLIVCQRTHTEEEPYQCDKYGRSFHQNSAVSVHQQNETGEKSFECNECRKSFYQKAQLSHQRTQSGEKPEERGDSFCSSSHPIHYPGTDMKVSLYECNKCGKTFCQKSNIHENLTVRTKDYDNSGYGKPYKKPALIVHQRTYTGMKLCESNTHGKTFSKIVHFKEHQRINTGEKSYKCIECGKTFSKTSHLRAHQRIHTGEKPYKCTECGKIFSHRTHLSAHQRIHTGEKPYECNGCGKTFADNSTLRAHQRIHTGEKPYECNECGRSFAHVSVLRAHQRIHTGEKPYECNDCGRSFAHNSALRAHQRIHTGEKPYECSDCEKTFAHNSALRVHQRIHTGEKPYECNECMKTFAHNSALRAHQKIHTGEKLYECNECRKTFSQKTHLSTHQRIHTGEKPYECSECGKTFSQKSYLSGHERIHKGEKPYKCNECGKTFIYKAALIVHQRIHTGEKPYECNECGKTFSQRTHLCAHQRIHTGEKPYECKECGKTFADNSALRAHQRIHTGEKPYECNECGKTFSKTSHLQAHLRTLTGEKPYECNECGKTFSQKSYVIAHQRIHTGEKPYECNICGKPFAHNSTLRVHQRTHTGVKSYECNKCGKTFSQKSHLSAHQRIHTGEKPYECNECGKAFAQNSTLKVHQRIHTGEKPYECNECRKTFIRKAALRVHHTRMHTREETLTCEFGKS from the exons ATGAACATGGTGCGg GGATCCATGTCATTTGAAGATGTGATTGTCGAATTTACCCAGGATGAATGGCAGTACATGAGCCCTGCTCAAAGGACCCTGTACAGAGATGTGATGCTAGAGAACTATAGCCACCTCATCTCAGTGG GGTGTTGCACCACCAAACCTGAGATGATCTTCAAGTTGGAGCAAGGAGAAGAGCCCTGGTCCTTAGAGGAAGAATTCCTAAACCAGAGGTACCCAG gatATTTCAGTGTTGATATTCACATTGAGGGGAACCAGGAAAAACAAGAGAAACCTCTGTGGCAAGTAATATTCACTGATAACAAAACATTGAGTAAGGATGggcagaaaattttagaaaaaccaTTTATTCTGGATATAATTCCAAATTCTTCTGAAAAAATGCCCTGTAAATGTAACTCATGTAGAATGAATTTGCAAGTTGTTTCTGAATTAATTATTAGTGACAAAAACTATTCAAGAAAGAAGGCTGATTACATGAATGTTTGCAAAAAGTTGCAGCTTGATAtgaaagatgagaaaactcaTACTAGAGAGAAACGTTATGATTATAATAGAAACATGAAACCTCTCAGTAATAGGAAAGATCATCAGAAACTTCAAAGCCTGGAGCAGTCTTTTGAATGTAATGAATTTGGGAAAGTTTTACATGGTAAGACTCTCATTATTATAGGAGAGGAATCGTATAAGGGTGATGAACTTAGGAAAACCTGTGATAAAGCAACTTTATTTAACTACACGAGAACTGGCACAAGAGAGAAATGCTTTGATCttaatgaatgtgggaaatcctGTGATAAAACCACCACTGTGAATTATAATAAGGTTCACATGGCTCTGACAAACTCTGAATATAATGAGAGTGGGAATAACTTCAGCAGgatcttgtctctctctcaatctcagaGAACTGTTAAAGAACAGGGTGCTTTTGCAAGCAGTAAGTGTGATGAAAACATGATCCTGAGCTCAACCCATACAGtacaaaaaaagacacaaattaaagATGAATCTTGTGCATATAATGGATGTATAAATGCCTTCTACCAGAAATTAGACCTTATAGTGtgtcagagaactcacacagaaGAGGAACCCTACCAATGTGATAAATATGGGAGGTCCTTCCATCAAAACTCAGCTGTCAGTGTACATCAGCAAAATGAAACTGGAGAGAAGTCATTTGAATGTAATGAATGCAGGAAATCCTTTTACCAGAAAGCACAACTCAGTCATCAGAGGACCCAATCAGGGGAGAAACCTGAGGAACGTGGGGACTCTTTTTGTTCAAGTTCACACCCTATTCATTATCCTGGAACTGATATGAAGGTCAGTCTCTATGAGTGTAATAAATGTGGGAAAACTTTCTGCCAAAAGTCAAACATCCATGAAAATCTGACAGTTCGCACAAAGGATTATGATAACAGTGGATATGGGAAACCTTATAAGAAGCCTGCTCTCATAGTACATCAAAGAACATATACAGGAATGAAACTCTGTGAAAGTAATACACATGGGAAAACATTCTCCAAGATAGTACATTTCAAAGAACATCAGAGAATTAACACAGGGGAGAAATCCTACAAATGTATTGAATGTGGGAAAACTTTTTCTAAGACATCACATCTCAGAgcacatcagagaattcacacaggCGAAAAACCATACAAATGTACTGAATGTGGGAAAATTTTCTCTCACAGGACACACCTTAGTGCACATCAGAGAATCCATACTggggagaaaccctatgaatgtaatgGATGTGGGAAAACTTTTGCTGATAATTCAACCCTCAGAgcacatcagagaattcacacaggggagaaaccctatgaatgcaATGAATGTGGGAGGTCCTTTGCCCATGTATCTGTTCTCAGAgcacatcagagaattcatacaggggagaaaccctatgaatgtaatgACTGTGGGAGATCTTTTGCCCATAATTCAGCCCTTAGAgcacatcagagaattcacacaggGGAGAAACCCTATGAGTGTAGTGACTGTGAGAAGACTTTTGCCCATAATTCAGCTCTCAGAGTACACCAGAGAATTCATAcaggagagaaaccatatgaaTGTAATGAATGTATGAAAACATTTGCCCATAATTCAGCTCTCAGAGCACATCAGAAAATTCATACAGGGGAAAAACTCTATGAATGTAATGAATGTAGGAAAACTTTTTCACAGAAAACGCATCTCAGTacacatcagagaattcacacaggGGAAAAACCTTATGAATGTAGCGAGTGTGGGAAAACCTTCTCTCAGAAATCATACCTCAGTGGACATGAGAGAATTCACAAAGGGGAAAAACCTtataaatgtaatgaatgtgggaaaactTTTATCTATAAGGCAGCCCTCATAGTTCATCAAAGaattcacacaggagagaaaccgtatgagtgtaatgaatgtgggaaaactTTCTCCCAAAGAACACACCTCTGTGCACATCAGAGAATCCATACAGGGGAGAAACCTTATGAATGCAAGGAATGTGGGAAAACTTTTGCTGATAATTCAGCCCTCAGGgcacatcagagaattcacacaggGGAGAAACCGTATGAGTGTAATGAGTGTGGGAAAACGTTCTCCAAGACATCACACCTCCAGGCACATCTGAGGACTCTAACAggggagaaaccctatgaatgtaatgaatgtgggaaaactTTCTCCCAGAAGTCATATGTTATCgcacatcagagaattcatacaggGGAGAAACCCTATGAGTGTAATATATGTGGGAAACCTTTTGCCCATAATTCAACCCTCAGAGTccatcagagaactcacacaggtGTAAAATCCTATGAATGTAATAAATGTGGGAAGACTTTCTCCCAGAAGTCACACCTTAGTGCACACCAGAGAATTCACACAGGGGAGAAACCCTATGagtgtaatgaatgtgggaaagcttttgcacaaaatTCAACTCTCAAAGTACACCAGAGaattcacacaggagagaaaccctatgaatgtaatgAATGCAGGAAAACTTTTATCCGTAAGGCAGCTCTTAGGGTACATCACACCAGAATGCACACCAGAGAGGAAACCCTTACATGTGAATTTGGGAAGTCCTGA